One genomic segment of Pleurodeles waltl isolate 20211129_DDA chromosome 11, aPleWal1.hap1.20221129, whole genome shotgun sequence includes these proteins:
- the B3GNT5 gene encoding lactosylceramide 1,3-N-acetyl-beta-D-glucosaminyltransferase produces MFISARRIRRWQFLQVFATCFILCFMLFIGQQDSSVVSHVKSYSYRYLINSYSFVNESLSVTRNTPHGVPNYKYLINHEAKCEKQEVLLLLFIKTSPEHSLRRDLIRKTWGNEDYLHSQYKANIKIVFALGVPKDSQTRFPVQKRLLVEDRKYKDLIQQDFLDTFHNLTLKLLLQFSWVNSYCPHAKFIMSADDDIFVHTPNLVSYLQSMDQINVQDFWIGRVHRGSPPVRNKNSKYYVSYEMYQWASYPDYTAGAAYVVSSDVAAKVYEASQTLNASLYIDDVFMGLCANKIGVVPQYHLFFSGEGKAPHHPCIYNRMMTSHGHFEDLYQLWSQATDPNVKTLASGFWGDMYCKIVNIMLLCKLHYQDTYPCSAAWS; encoded by the coding sequence ATGTTTATCAGTGCCAGAAGAATAAGAAGATGGCAGTTTTTGCAAGTATTTGCCACTTGTTTCATCTTgtgtttcatgttattcattggacAGCAGGATAGTTCAGTTGTAAGCCATGTGAAGTCCTACTCTTACAGATACCTCATAAACAGCTACAGCTTCGTAAATGAGAGCCTTAGTGTTACCAGGAACACACCCCACGGTGTGCCAAACTACAAATATTTGATTAACCATGAGGCTAAATGCGAAAAACAAGAGGTCTTACTCTTGCTGTTCATTAAGACATCACCTGAGCACAGTCTCCGAAGGGATTTAATTCGGAAGACCTGGGGAAACGAAGATTACTTGCATTCTCAGTATAAAGCCAACATTAAAATAGTTTTTGCTTTAGGAGTGCCGAAGGATTCCCAGACAAGGTTTCCAGTGCAAAAAAGACTCCTAGTTGAAGACCGTAAATACAAGGATCTCATTCAGCAGGACTTCCTGGATACTTTTCATAACCTTACTCTGAAACTATTGTTGCAGTTCAGTTGGGTAAACTCCTACTGTCCTCATGCAAAGTTTATAATGTCTGCAGATGATGACATTTTTGTGCACACTCCTAATCTAGTTTCCTATCTTCAAAGTATGGATCAAATTAATGTTCAAGATTTCTGGATTGGAAGAGTGCACCGTGGATCACCTCCTGTGCGGAACAAAAACAGCAAGTATTATGTCTCTTACGAGATGTACCAGTGGGCTTCCTATCCAGATTACACAGCTGGTGCTGCATATGTGGTCTCTAGCGATGTAGCAGCTAAAGTGTATGAAGCTTCACAGACACTAAATGCTAGTCTTTACATTGATGATGTATTTATGGGACTCTGTGCTAATAAAATTGGAGTTGTACCTCAGTATCACTTATTTTTTTCGGGTGAAGGGAAGGCTCCACATCATCCATGCATTTATAACCGAATGATGACCTCCCATGGACATTTTGAAGACCTTTATCAGCTTTGGAGCCAGGCAACTGATCCTAACGTGAAGACTCTTGCTTCTGGATTTTGGGGTGACATGTACTGTAAAATAGTGAATATAATGCTCCTTTGCAAACTGCACTATCAAGACACATACCCATGTTCTGCTGCATGGTCCTAG